AGGTCGAGGGGTCGGGGGACCCGAAGCGGGAGCGACCGGTGCCAGTCGTGGAGCGTGTCGACGAACGCGCGGTCGGTGACGAGCGTCGCGAGGAGCCCGGAGGCACCGATCACCGCACCGCCGGTCGCGAGGAAGAGCCACGTCGGCACGTCGAGGTCGCCGCCGTCGTCCTGGAGGCCGGTCGCGACGTTGCTCGCCGCCGCCTGATCGGCCGCGAGGACGACCAGCACGAGGGTCGAGAGGAGCCCGACGGTCACCCCGACCGGGAGGCGACGCTCCGCCCGCATTCAGTCCCGAGCGCCTCCGCTCTCCTCGAGCAGTGCGTCGACCAGCCGTATGAAGCGGTCGACCAGCCTGTCGGGGAAGCTCGGCGAGGTCCGTCTGAGCAGGCGTGCGGTCCGCTCGGGGTGGGTGAGGCGGAGTAGCACTTGGCCTCGTTCGTCGGTTCGTTTCTCGACGAGGTCCTGCTCGGCGAGGTGGTCGAGGTGCCACTCGAGCGTGCTCCGCGCGACGCCGAGGGCGTCCGCGACGCGCTCGGGGCGAGCTGACTCACGTTCGAGCAGGACGAACATCGCCTCGCGGGCGGTCTCGCGCCGGAAGAGCGCGAGCGCGCCGCGCTCCCAAGCGTCGTACTCCGGCGAGTAGTAGTGGCTCCGGCCGTAGAGCCGCTCGACGGTCACCTCGTCCTCTCGGAGCAGCCGACGGAGGTGGTACTGGAGCTGCCCCGGGGCGAAGCCCGTCTCGCGGACGAGCGCGTTGAAGTGGATCCCCGGTCGCTCCCCGACGTGCGCGCGGATCCGCTCTCGTGTGTCGGTCATGGGCGGTCGCGTTGGCCGACGTACGCGGTCTGTGGTACAAGAGGAACCCGACTTCGTCCCGATGAGAAAGAGATAGGCATCGACCCAACGAACCCCGTCCATGACCGCGGCGCTCGTCTCCGGTCCGCCGGCGACGCTCCACTCGCCGGCCCTGCTCTCGGTGCTCGGGCTGGCGGCGCTCGGGACGACCGCGGTTTTCGTCCTCGGCCTCGTCGCGTACCGGCGCCGCCCGACCCGACCCTACCTGCTCGTCACCCTCGCCCTGGGCATGCTCGTCGCCCGGACGGTCGTCGGTCTCGCGACCGTCTTCGGCTACGTCTCGATGCCCGCCCACCACGTCGTCGAACACGGCCTCGACTTCCTGATCGCCGTCTCCGTCCTGTGCGCGGTCTACACCGCCGGGAGCGCGGAGACGTCGCCGTCCGAGTGATACCGTCGGCTGTATCTCTGCGAAGGGTCTCGGTACCACGGGAGTTCGATACCCGTGAACGACGTACCGCCGGCAGTATGGAACCCCCGACCGCCCCTATCCTTTACGATCGTTCGTCAGTGACACTAGGAACATAATATGACATAAACACACCCTTATACCTTGAGGGGCAGCCTGAAATAGACGCCCGTCCAGTTACCGTCATGGCTAGGCATTCTCTAGGGAGACCCACCGCTCGCCGGGCGGGGCTGGCAGACCCCGACGACGAGCGGTCGAACTGCGGCGTCGGCGTGGTGATGGATCTCGACGGCGAGACCACCCACGAGACCGTCGCCGACGGGCTCGAACTCCTCGTGAACCTCGAACACCGCGGGACGACCGGTGCCGAGGAGAACACCGGCGACGGCGCGGGCATCTCGCTCCAGCGCCCGGACCGCTTCTTCGAGGCGGTCCTCGACTCCGCTCTCCCCGAAACGTACGCCGTCGGATCGCTCTTTTTCCCCCGCGACGAGGACACGCACGACCCGCTCGAAGAGCTGATCGAGGAGACGCTCTCCGAACACGGACTCTCGGTCGTCGCATGGCGCGACGTCCCCACCGACAACTCGACGATCGGCGAGACGGCGCTCGCCTCCGAACCGTACCCGGTCCAGTGTTTCGTCGAACCCGATACGGAGAGCGAAGGGGTCGATACGTTCGACCGCGCGCTCTACGTCGGGCGCAGGGCGGTCGAGGAGCGGGTCTCAGAGGCGGTCGGGGCGGGACGCGAGGACTGGGAGCGCTTTTACGTCTGTTCGCTCGACCGGCAGATCGTCGTCTACAAGGGCCTGCTCAAGGGCGAACAGCTCCCCGTCTACTACCCCGACCTGACCGACGAACGCGTCGAGTCGACGTTCGTGATGGTCCACGAGCGCTTCTCGACGAACACGCTCGGCGCGTGGCACCTCGCACACCCCTACAGGAAGATCGTCCACAACGGCGAGATCAACACGATCCAGGGCAACGTCAACTGGATGCGCGCCCGGGAGAACGACCTGGACCACCCGGAGCTGGACGCCGGAGCGATCACGCCGGTGATCGGCGACCCGACCCAGAGCGACACCGCCTGCGTGGACAACGCGCTCGAACTCCTGTTGCAGGGCGGACGCGACCTCCCGCACGCGCTGCGGATGCTCATTCCGGAGGCGTGGCGCGACCCGGAGAACGGCGTGAGCCCCGAGCGCCAGTCCTGGTACGACTTCCACGCCTCGCTCGTCGAGCCGTGGGACGGCCCCGCGCTCGTCTGTGCGACCGACGGGGAGCGCGTCGGCGCGGTGCTCGACAGGAACGGCTTCCGTCCCTGCCGGTACGACGTCACCACCGACAACACGCTGATCATGGCGAGCGAGGTCGGCGCGCTCGAACGTCACCCCGCCGAAATCAGAGAGCGCGGTCGGCTCCAGCCCGGACAGCTCTTCCTCGCCGATCCCGGCGAAGGACGGGTCGTCCCCGACGACGAGGTGTTCGCCGAGCTCACCGACGATCGGTACGCCGAGTGGGTCGACGCCGAGCAGGTACGGCTCGCGAACGCCGCGGAGGCCGACCTCACGCTCGCCCCGCTCTCGGAGGACCTGCGCTCGTTACAGGCGGCGTTCGGCTACACGCACGACGAGCTCGACAACCTCGTCGAACCGATGGCGAGGAAGGGGAAGGATCCGATCGGCTCGATGGGCGACGACACGCCGCTGTCGGTGCTTTCGGACTACAACCGCCCGCTGTTCTCCTACTTCAAACAGCTGTTCGCGCAGGTGACGAACCCGCCGCTCGACTACATCCGGGAGAAGCTAGTCACGAGCCTGGAGACCCGCCTCGGCAACCAGCGCAACCTGCTCGCCGAGTCGCCCGAACACGCCCGCCAGCTCGTCTGTCCCTCGCCGATCCTCTCGGACGCCCAGACCGCGGC
This region of Halalkalicoccus sp. CGA53 genomic DNA includes:
- a CDS encoding DUF7471 family protein, whose protein sequence is MTAALVSGPPATLHSPALLSVLGLAALGTTAVFVLGLVAYRRRPTRPYLLVTLALGMLVARTVVGLATVFGYVSMPAHHVVEHGLDFLIAVSVLCAVYTAGSAETSPSE
- a CDS encoding winged helix-turn-helix transcriptional regulator; its protein translation is MTDTRERIRAHVGERPGIHFNALVRETGFAPGQLQYHLRRLLREDEVTVERLYGRSHYYSPEYDAWERGALALFRRETAREAMFVLLERESARPERVADALGVARSTLEWHLDHLAEQDLVEKRTDERGQVLLRLTHPERTARLLRRTSPSFPDRLVDRFIRLVDALLEESGGARD